One window of the Trifolium pratense cultivar HEN17-A07 linkage group LG2, ARS_RC_1.1, whole genome shotgun sequence genome contains the following:
- the LOC123908948 gene encoding uncharacterized protein LOC123908948: MLVDREGLWFRVLTARYGVEDGRLCEGGQRGSVWWRDIVRIREGEGELGGTWFGEHVVRRVGDGSDTLFWTDPWLDGIPLRERFGRLFSLAETKSRSVAEMFDSGWGRDQTLDRWQWRPDPDAGYTVAGGYQILTHQVYVALHDADNLIWHPQVPLKVSIFAWRLLRDRLPTRANLVTRGVLSSTIDSCVFGCGVTEPVHHLFLSCSIAGSLWDLVYAWVGISPMVCITLRDHFVHFTASAGVSRARRSFLQLLWLVVFG, from the exons ATGTTGGTGGATAGAGAGGGTTTGTGGTTTAGAGTTTTGACAGCTCGGTATGGGGTTGAGGATGGTAGACTTTGTGAGGGAGGTCAGCGAGGCTCGGTGTGGTGGAGGGATATAGTGCGTATTAGAGAGGGTGAGGGTGAGTTAGGTGGGACGTGGTTTGGGGAGCATGTGGTGAGGAGGGTAGGGGACGGTTCAGATACTCTTTTTTGGACCGATCCATGGTTGGATGGGATTCCGTTGAGGGAGCGGTTTGGTCGCCTTTTTTCATTGGCTGAGACCAAATCGCGCTCGGTCGCAGAGATGTTTGATTCAGGGTGGGGGCGG gatcagACTTTGGACAGGTGGCAGTGGCGCCCAGATCCTGATGCAGGGTATACTGTTGCGGGAGGTTATCAGATTCTGACTCATCAGGTTTATGTTGCCTTACATGATGCGGATAATCTTATTTGGCACCCTCAGGTTCCgttgaaggtttccatcttcGCGTGGCGTTTATTACGGGATAGGTTGCCCACGAGAGCCAACCTGGTCACTCGTGGAGTTCTGTCTTCTACCATTGATTCTTGTGTGTTTGGTTGTGGAGTGACTGAGCCGGTCCATCACTTATTTTTATCTTGTAGCATTGCTGGCTCTCTTTGGGACTTAGTCTATGCGTGGGTTGGCATTTCTCCGATGGTTTGCATTACTttgcgtgatcattttgtccaCTTTACAGCTTCGGCAGGGGTATCTCGAGCGCGACGGTCTTTTCTACAGCTTCTTTGGCTAGTTGTGTTTGGGTGA